In the Besnoitia besnoiti strain Bb-Ger1 chromosome XII, whole genome shotgun sequence genome, one interval contains:
- a CDS encoding hypothetical protein (encoded by transcript BESB_024210) → MAGMTRERRVLKLTEIALNAHQWNMPLARVILPDKKGWKHQGIITEPFNGALTPDPEKSCYELQGWTPKVHANTALREIVTSRNGLVTRTSKLVRPFVSMQHIYYLGHFDSKPANMLVARQPGPRHVELLPGVSGLRASSLAYYEVFAHMPKLSTHVTAQFHHGLEKEEYTTLLYNVDVMTFKLNVARAAARQKLKLAVEKAMMKLGDEAEEVASKALAEKVQANMLPPRLVAAQRRRFGDESGSTLSYIVQFVEEIRQEKGNISKDIQR, encoded by the exons ATGGCAG GGATGACTCGCGAGAGGAGAGTTCTGAAGCTTACCGAGATCGCTTTAAACGCACACCAGTGGAATATGCCATTGGCTCGCGTGATTCTCCCGGATAAAAAGGGATGGAAGCACCAGGGCATAATCACAGAGCCGTTCAACGGCGCTCTTACC CCGGATCCAGAGAAGTCGTGCTATGAACTGCAGGGCTGGACACCCAAGGTCCACGCCAAcacggcgctgcgcgagatCGTCACCTCTCGCAATGGACTTGTAACTCGGACGTCGAAACTAGTGCGGCCGTTTGTGTCGATGCAGCACATCTATTATCTTGGACATTTCGATAGCAAGCCAGCCAATATGCTCGTCGCCCGTCAGCCGGG CCCACGTCATGTCGAGCTCTTACCCGGAG TCTCTGGgcttcgcgcttcttccctt GCATATTATGAGGTGTTTGCCCACATGCCGAAACTCAGCACGCATGTTACCGCCCAATTCCATCATGGGCTGGAGAAAGAAGAGTATACTACGCTTCTGTACAACGTCGATGTCATGACATTTAAGCTCAATGTGGCTCGAGCGGCAGCCCGCCAAAAACTCAAACTCGCCGTCGAGAAAGCCATGATGAAACTCGGCGATGAAGCTG AGGAAGTAGCCAGCAAAGCTCTTGCGGAGAAGGTGCAGGCGAACATGCTTCCTCCTAGACTCGTGGCCGCGCAGCGTCGACGCTTTGGCGATGAGAGTGGATCTACCCTATCATACATCGTTCAATTCGTCGAGGAGATTCGGCAAGAAAAGGGAAATATAA GTAAGGATATCCAACGCTGA
- a CDS encoding cell division protein CDC48AP (encoded by transcript BESB_024220): MKGRSFGARRALLPLLALCGVCWQFLCLFCGLGTRGLVLPSASSGLLSPSFAPPAGLPASAFDSSSAPGRAFPPLRDAASSGSCAATLRSVRQRRALALPAAVLPTSGDDANRQAGWRRSTTPAASTQSSPPAPTEPASSRLAPAASPESSAAASVLTRLRGGRSFFSPAPSGPPPPALPPSPNLFVVKATHVRDPSVVFLAPQDMASLQLQRGDVVLLAGRRKRETLGVVLPDKTLESKQLLLHAQAAKNLKLHPQDVVKVTPRRMLPHARRVYVLPFADSLQGLGDRDAAPGGDEGNADAAGERRRRTPREKAEREADAGDLPSVESVVGNFFRHTARPAKVGDQFLLEFRKGDAPRAAAESGNTPAGKLEVKVMQIDTDGKEDQEMGIIDDNTEIICEGEPLDRGQFDSSSMITYDDVGGLKKELTLIRELVELPLRFPEIFKQVGVQTPRGVLLHGSSGCGKTLLAKAIANECGANFLTVNGPEIMSKLAGESEANLRRIFEEAAALSPCLLFIDEIDSIASNREKTQGEVEKRIVAQLLTLMDGVSSDKNIVVLAATNRPNQLDPALRRFGRFDREIEIPIPDEQGRKEILQKAAANMNLNEDVDLEKIAKDAHGFVGADLAQLCLEAAMQCVRENCQFVDFDKDEIDPETLARFQVRMPHFVHALSVVNPSALRERHVEVPDVRWEDIGGLEEVKQELVETVQYPVEHGEKFHKFGLAPSKGVLFYGPPGCGKTLLAKAVANECKANFISVKGPELLTMWFGESEANVRDLFDKARAAAPCVIFFDEMDSVAKARGSGTGGGGEAADRVINQILTEIDGIGKRKPIFVIGATNRPDILDPAVTRPGRLDQLLYIPLPDFPSRVNIFKAALRKSPLAPDVDIEGMAKRLEGFSGADITEICQRAAKNAVREAIQAELARGRPLEKGEKDPVPFIAKKHFDEAFKYARRSVPEDTVKVYAQFNNMMKKRRAPNEKDKEGDTSS, translated from the exons ATGAAGGGGCGTTCGTTCGGAGCGCGGAGGGCTCTTCTTCCCTtgctcgcgctctgcggcgtctgttGGCAGTTCttgtgtctcttctgcgggCTGGGCACCCGCGGGCTCGTgctgccgtctgcgtcgtccggCCTCTTGTCTCcttccttcgcgccgcctgcggggcTGCCAGCGTCTGCATTTGACAGCTCCTCCGCTCCTGggcgcgccttccccccccttcgCGACGCGGCCTCCTCAGGCTCGTGCGCAGCGACGCTACGGTCAGtccgacagcggcgcgcgctcgccctgcCTGCGGCCGTTCTGCCGACctccggcgacgacgcgaaccGACAGGCAGGATGGCGACGCTCCACGACCCCCGCCGCCTCAACTCAGTCTAGCCCGCCAGCTCCTACGGagcctgcctcgtcgcgcctggcgcccgcggcgtcgccggagagctctgcggcggcctcggtgctgacgcgtctgcgcggtgggcgctccttcttctcgcccgcgccgtccgggcccccgccgccggcgctgccgccatcTCCAAATCTTTTCGTGGTGAAGGCGACGCATGTGCGTGATCCGTCTGTCGTGtttctcgcgccgcaggacaTGGCGAGCCTCCAActgcagcgcggagacgtggtgctgctcgccgggcggcggaagcgggaGACACTGGGCGTCGTGCTACCTGACAAGACGCTGGAGAGCAAacagctgctgctccacgCTCAGGCCGCGAAGAACCTGAAACTGCATCCGCAGGACGTCGTCAAGGTCACTCCCAGGCGCATGCTACCCcatgcgcggcgcgtgtaCGTCTTGCCCTTCGCGGACTCGCTGCAGGgcctcggcgaccgcgacgcggcgcccggcggcgacgaggggaacgcggacgccgctggtgagcgccgccgccgcacgccgcgcgagaaggcggagcgCGAAGCCGACGCTGGCGACCTGCCTTCAGTCGAGAGCGTCGTGGGAAACTTCTTCCGCCACacggcgaggcccgcgaaggTCGGCGACCAATTCCTTCTCGAGTTCCGCAAAGGGGACGCACCgcgagctgccgcggagTCGGGAAACACCCCAGCGGGCAAGCTTGAAGTGAAAGTCATGCAGATTGACACCGACGGGAAAGAAGACCAAGAGATGGGCATCATCGACGACAACACGGAAATCATATGCGAGGGCGAACCTCTTGATCGAG GGCAGTTCGACTCGTCCTCGATGATCACCTACGACGACGTGGGCGGCCTCAAGAAGGAGCTGACTCTCATTCGCGAACTTGTcgagctgcctctgcgctttCCAGAGATTTTCAAGCAG GTGGGCGTGCAGACTCCGCGGGGCGTCCTCCTGCACGGCTCGAGTGGCTGCGGGAAGACACTGCTGGCGAAGGCAATCGCCAACGAGTGCGGCGCGAACTTCCTCACGGTCAACGGCCCAGAAATCATG TCGAagctcgcgggcgagagcgaggcgaatcTCCGGCGGATCTTcgaggaagccgccgcgctgtccCCGTGTCTCCTCTTCATCGACGAGATCGACTCGATCGCCAGcaacagagagaaaacgcagggCGAAGTGGAGAAGCGCATTGTGGCGCAG CTCCTGACTTTGATGGACGGCGTGAGCAGCGACAAAAACATTGTCGTGCTCGCAGCAACGAACCGGCCCAACCAGCTCGACCCCGCTCTTCGACG TTTCGGCCGCTTTGACCGCGAGATCGAAATCCCGATTCCCGACGAGCAGGGCCGGAAGGAGATcctgcagaaggcggccGCCAACATGAACCTGAACGAAGACGTGGACCTCGAGAAGATCGCCAAAGACGCGCACGGCTTTGTCGGCGCAGACCTTGCGCAGCTGTGCCTGGAGGCTGCCATGCAGTGCGTGCGCGAAAACTGCCAATTCGTCGACTTCGACAAAGATGAGATCGATCCAGAG ACACTCGCGCGGTTTCAAGTCCGGATGCCTCACTTTGTGCACGCGTTGTCGGTGGTCAACCCGAGTGCGCTCCGCGAGAGACACGTCGAGGTCCCCGACGTGCGCTGGGAGGACATCGGCGGGCTGGAGGAAGTCAAGCAGGAACTCGTCGAAACAG TACAATATCCCGTTGAACATGGTGAAAAGTTTCACAAGTTCGGTTTAGCCCCTAGCAAAGGCGTCCTCTTCTATGGACCGCCCGGCTGCGGCAAGACGCTGCTGGCGAAGGCCGTCGCGAACGAGTGCAAGGCGAACTTCATCAGCGTCAAGGGCCCCGAGCTGCTTACAATGTGGTTCGGAGAGTCAGAGGCCAACGTTCGAGACCTCTTCGACAAAGCACG tgcggcggcgccatgCGTGATTTTTTTCGACGAAATGGACTCcgtcgcgaaggcgcgaggctccggcacaggaggcggaggcgaagctgcagacCGCGTGATCAACCAAATTTTGACCGAGATCGACGGCATTGGCAAGAGAAAACCCATTTTCGTGATTGGCGCCACAAACAG GCCGGATATCCTCGACCCCGCCGTCACCCGCCCTGGGCGCTTGGATCAGCTGCTCTACATTCCGCTTCCTGATTTCCCGAGCCGTGTCAACATTTTCAAGGCAGCGCTGCGCAAATCGCCTTTGGCCCCCGACGTTGACATCGAGGGCATGGCGAAGCGTCTCGAAGGCTTTTCAG GTGCCGATATTACGGAGATCTGtcagcgcgcagcgaagaacGCCGTGAGAGAAGCGATCCAGGCTGAGCTCGCTCGTGGTCGCCCGCTGGAGAAGGGGGAAAAGGACCCCGTCCCGTTCATTGCGAAAAAGCATTTCGACGAAGCCTTCAAATATGCCAG GCGCTCCGTGCCGGAAGACACGGTCAAGGTCTATGCGCAGTTCAACAACATGATGAAGAAAAGGCGTGCGCCAAACGAGAAAGACAAAGAAGGAGACACCTCGAGCTGA